Proteins encoded in a region of the Pseudomonas syringae KCTC 12500 genome:
- a CDS encoding aldo/keto reductase → MDYVKLGNTGLDISRLCLGCMTFGEPDAGTHPWTLGEEASRPIIRHAVEQGINFFDTANSYSAGTSETIVGKLLKEFTRRDETVIATKVFFPANMWEGSTRPNEKGLSRKAIMSSIDASLTRLGTDYVDLYQIHRWDYDTPIEETMEALHDVVKAGKARYIGASSMYAWQFAKAQQVATAHGWSRFVSMQNYLNLVYREEEREMIPLCIDQGVGLMPWSPMARGRLTRPHGQQTERTRTDVSGQSFYEATEKEDGRVIDTVEQLAAERGVPMAQIALAWVLAKRGVSAPIVGASKATQLDDAIAALQLVLSDEDIKRLEAPYVPHAVTGFV, encoded by the coding sequence ATGGACTACGTAAAGCTTGGCAACACGGGGCTGGATATTTCCAGACTGTGCCTTGGATGCATGACATTCGGCGAGCCCGATGCCGGAACGCATCCCTGGACACTGGGCGAAGAAGCAAGCAGGCCGATCATCAGACACGCCGTCGAGCAAGGCATCAATTTTTTTGACACGGCCAACAGCTACTCGGCTGGTACTTCGGAAACCATCGTCGGCAAATTGCTCAAAGAGTTCACCCGTCGCGACGAGACCGTCATCGCCACGAAGGTGTTCTTTCCGGCGAACATGTGGGAAGGCTCGACCCGTCCTAACGAAAAGGGGCTCTCGCGCAAGGCCATCATGTCCAGTATTGATGCGAGCCTGACGCGACTCGGCACTGACTACGTCGACCTGTACCAGATCCATCGCTGGGACTATGACACGCCCATCGAAGAAACCATGGAAGCCCTGCACGATGTGGTCAAGGCCGGCAAGGCCAGGTACATCGGCGCGTCCTCCATGTACGCATGGCAGTTCGCCAAGGCCCAGCAGGTCGCGACCGCGCATGGCTGGAGCAGGTTCGTCTCGATGCAGAACTACCTGAACCTGGTGTATCGCGAAGAAGAGCGCGAGATGATCCCGCTGTGTATCGATCAGGGTGTCGGCCTGATGCCGTGGAGCCCGATGGCACGCGGCAGGCTGACCAGGCCCCATGGTCAGCAGACCGAGCGGACCAGAACCGACGTTTCCGGCCAGTCGTTTTATGAGGCGACGGAAAAGGAAGACGGTCGGGTGATCGATACCGTGGAACAGCTGGCCGCAGAGCGCGGGGTGCCGATGGCGCAAATCGCACTGGCCTGGGTATTGGCCAAGCGCGGTGTATCCGCGCCCATCGTCGGCGCTTCCAAGGCCACGCAACTGGACGATGCCATCGCAGCGCTGCAACTGGTGCTCAGTGATGAGGATATCAAACGCCTCGAGGCTCCGTACGTGCCCCATGCAGTGACCGGATTCGTCTGA